The Mustela erminea isolate mMusErm1 chromosome 10, mMusErm1.Pri, whole genome shotgun sequence genomic sequence ctctctctctctgcctgcctctctgcctacttgtgatctctctctgtcaaataaataaataaaatctttatttaaaaaaaaaaaaaaatcagccctgTGGGTTCCAGTCTCCTAATAGGTGTTCTGAGGATGCAGCAGAGGTTCCTTAGAGATGCATGCACTAAGTGCTATATAAATGTAGAATTTAGCAGCAGTCCACTAGGTGAGATTAATCAAGGAAGGTTTCTAAAGCTGATTTCTGAACCAGATTTATAAGGGCAATTTTGCCTAGTAAAGTAACCATACCTTCTCAACCGTAACTCATTCTATTCGGTTTTTTGAAAGACaaagttctggggtgcctggatggctcagttggttaagcatctgccttcggcttaggttgcGATaacgagggtcctgggatcaaggcccacatcaggcgccctgcttggcagggatcttacttctccctctcttgctccccctgcttgtgtgctctgtcttcctctctctctgtcaaataaaatctttggggggagaaaaagaattttgaaagacgAGTTCTTACTCTCAGGGCTAAGCCATGCTATTTTAAACCTTGTTTCCCTCATCACCTTTCTTACAGCTCCGTGAAGCTATGGCTGCCTTAAGAAAGTCCGCTCAGGATGTCCAGAAGTTCATGGATGCTGTCAACAAGAAGAGCAGTTCCCAGGATCTACATAAAGGTTAGGGTCTGGAGTTATCTCAGCATAGAGAGTGGGGGTGGAGATGGGAAGTGAATTCCTACAGAGATTTCATGGGTAACTGGCTCTGTTTTAGCATTAGAATTCTCTTGCACCTGTGTTGGGTTCTTTAAACACCACAGGTTTTCCTTGTCTTGCTTAAGTCTTGTCTGCTGATTTTCTAATGTGTGGTGGCTTTATCCAAATATCTTCTTAGCTCTGTACTCATGACCACTTCTAGATGGCATTTAGAAGAGAGGAActcaaactctcttttttttttttaagattttatttatttgccagagagagagtgcacatgcacaagaagggggagtggcaggcagagagaaaggaagaagcaggctcaccactgagcaaggagcctgatgcaggactcagtctgaggaccatgggatcatgacctaaaccgaaggcaggcatttaaccagttgagccacccaggcctcccgcAACTCAAGATCTTAAAAAGAGATCTAAGGGAAACTTTGTCCAATAGGGCTGTTGATAGCTCTCCAATggaaaattgttttataaatactaCTTAGCAGTTAATGAGtgtaattaatattgttaataagGAGTTGGAGATACTTGGTTAAAGTGAGATGTTCTTGAATTACATGTGAATTGCAATTATGCAAGTATTTCCTGTTAGCAAAAATAGTTGAGTCAGCTATGCTTTTTGTCTGCTCGAGAGAGCAGCAAAAGTGACTAAGGATCAGTGATTACCTCCATTTTCATCAGTTACTATATTACACTCTCTTAACTTTCCCATTTACTCCCCATATCTAtgtcatattttttttagaacatctttgctttcttttgtagGGACCTTAAGTCAGATGTCTGGCGAACTGAGCAAAGATGGTGACCTTATAGTTAGCATGCGCATCCTGGGCAAGAAGAGAACTAAGACATGGCACAAAGGCACCCTTATCGCTATCCAGACGGTTGGTATGTTCAAGCTAGAAGAAGCGCTAATGAAAAAGGCAACCTGCAGGTCTCCATTGCTGATCATTTCTTTTCCCCACAGCCTTGCCTTTTGTCTCTCATGTAGCAGTCAGGATTTACACAGAAactgatggtttttaaaaatttttgttcatttttttccctttactcagGACCAGGAAAGAAGTACAAGGTGAAATTTGACAACAAAGGGAAGAGTCTCCTGTCGGGGAACCATATTGCCTATGATTACCACCCTCCTGCTGACAAGCTCTTTGTGGGCAGTCGAGTGGTGGCCAAGTACAAGGATGGGAATCAGGTCTGGCTCTATGCTGGCATTGTAGCTGAGACACCAAACGTCAAAAACAAGCTCAGGTACCTGGACAGAGGATTGTAAAGAGAGTGGAGACCAGTAGCAAAGCACCTGCCCTATTCAAACCATAGTCCATATTTCACAATTCGCTTTTGTGACCAGAagcccttgattttttttttttttttttttttttttggcaacagAGGTCATGTGGGTGATTCTTcctcgtttttttctttttttcctcaagaaaaacTTGGAGGTAAAACTAGGAGGAGAGTCATTAAGATTGTTTAATGGTTGTTAGGGGaataggaaggaaggggaaactAAATGGTTTTAGCAAAATAGGAGTCTGATAGTGAAACAAGAATGAGTAGGTTTTAGAAAAGTGGAGGTAAATTGGTTAGATTGAGGGAGAATTCCTAACTCTTGGAAGAGTAATAGGAAGGAAGTAGTACACCAGAACATTTTCCCAGGAGTATGTCCTATTGTGATCAAGAGTAGAAGCTATGAAATTTCTGTAGGTCATGTTAAATATAACCCCTGATCTTTCTGCCATCGCTCTTTACTTACaggtttctcattttctttgatgATGGTTATGCTTCCTATGTCACACAGTCTGAACTATATCCCATTTGCCGGCCACGTGAgtgtccctccttcctttctgagtTTTATCCATTTCCTCCTCTACCTTATATTTCTTGTTAAGATAATCAGTTGAAAAGccctgaaaggaaaagaaaagaaaatggagggaggaaggcaggcccTGATATTTGTGGTGCTTCCATCTCAAAGGGCCTAAGTTTGATTAATGTCTTTTGGGAGATAACAGTTCTATTTGCTTGTCTCTAGTGCTGGATCTTTGTAGTTGAAGAGTGGGATACTAGGAAATCATGACTGACCTTGGGTGGATTCTCATATTGTAGTcgtgttttgattttgtttctgagTGATTTAGGCTTAAGGAGATGTTGTTTCTTTCCTAGTCTTGTCCTTCATCTAACATTTGTATAAATCTGTAGCTGCATAGTGCTCTCTGCAGAAGCTGAGTTAGATGGAATTTTCATAGTGCCTTCCATACTTGTGTCTCTGGCTTGGGAACAGACTCTACAAAGCAgttgtttttaattacaaaagagtTAACTAACACTGATCCCTTTCCATATAACAGGACGGTAAATACATTCTGGGTCCCTTAAAAGTAGCCTGATACAGAATGAGAAggaaggacaatttttttttaatcaatttcatCATGCCacctgatcttttttatttatctctagACTTATATCAGGTTAGCAAGAATTTTCACTTGAATTTTCCTAAACAAAAcatccatttttatgaaataagtGACTCACCTGTATTTGCATATTGCTTAGTTAGTATTGATTTGGTCTATGTGTGCATTTACACAATAGGTTCAATACTTTCAGGTAGTCTTGGTTTTGCTTCTCaggttatgttttctttctttatttttctctccctcccaacttgaaaaaTAGCCAACATCTCCTTGCcaaccatttgtttttttcctatcaaGATaagccctggggtgcctggctggcaaaaatggtagagcatgcaactcttaaccttggggtcatgagttcaagccccacattaagcacagagattactttaaacaaaaaaaaaaaagagagagaaagagagacctgCTCCACTTGCCCTCTCTCAGCCTCCTTCTTCCTTGGGACAGTGAAAAAGACTTGGGAGGACATAGAAGACATCTCCTGCCGGGACTTCATAGAGGAGTATATCACGGCTTACCCCAACCGCCCCATGGTACTGCTCAAGAGTGGCCAGCTTATCAAGACGGAATGGGAAGGCACGTGGTGGAAGTCCCGCGTCGAGGAGGTGGATGGCAGCCTAGTCAGGATCCTCTTCCTGGTACTGTTCTTCCTGGAGTTTTGAACACAAGGCTCAGAGTGGGATGGGGGAGCATAAGAGGTGGTAATGAGGATGATTTTGTAGTCCTCcataattttcccttttcttatgcTGTTTTCACTGTTTGGGGgcaaattttactttatctttttgtttctctctggtGGTTATTGaaaattcctggggcacctagggtggctcagtcggttaagctcaggtcataattttggggtcctgggagcaagccccacataaggttccctgctcagcagagagtctgctgcttGCTCTTCCTGTGCCTCCCCCCAGCTTCCCTACTCGTGTGCacacatgcttgctctcttttaagaaaatattaaaaaaaaaaatcccaaatttaaCTGTGAGCTAATTTGCatattggtttgtttttctctctctcagaatattTACATTGCATATAGGCATAGAGAAGACAGTTCCAATTGTCCAGGATCAGGGTTTTGGTAGCATAGTGAGACAAAAAGGAGGCATCAAAGAATTAGAGgtcctgatgattttttttttttttttttttaggattttatttatttgagagagcgtacaagcaggaatgggggaggagtggagggaaagggagaagcagactccccactgagcagggaccctccccaccacccatgcagggctccatcctgggactttgcgatcatgacctgattgaaaggcagatgcttaattgacagccacccaggctccccctgatGATCATTCAAGGCCCAGTTTAACTCTTGGATCTTCTGTACCTGtcctcttctcccctttcatgcctTTCTTAGAGTTCCAGTCTTTGAGCTATCCTCAGTCTTTTGTTCCTTAAGGCCTTAATGATCTGTGTCACACCACTTATACTCAATATAAACATCTGTCTCTCCTgtaattttttaagtgaagaatatgtgattttctttttcattttcctgatggctgTCATGGAAACTGGAACATAAGTTTATTGAGTAGATAGGGAATTTGGCATTCATCAGGGAGATTTCCTTCAAGGAGCACATGGAGGCATATTCTGCACAGATGGCAGGATATAGTTTCTAACCTTTGCTTCATTTCCCTccaaccttccttcctcccaatCCCCCAGGATGACAAAAGATGTGAATGGATCTATCGAGGCTCTACGCGGCTAGAGCCCATGTTCAGTATGAAGACATCCTCAGCCTCTGCACTGGAGAAGAAGCAAGGAGGACAGCTCAGGACACGTCCAAATATGGGTATGTCTTGAAAGACACCGAACGGGAGGAAAGAAACAGGCAAAGCAGCAAAGGAGAGTGTGTACAATAGCTATCCTTTGTTTACCAGGATGACACCACTGACTCACTGGAAACAGGAGGTGTGTCCTGAGTAGTTTCCAGTAGTACGTGGTGCCTCCACTTAGTGCAGTGGCTCTGATTCATTCTAAACGACCCcataaaaatctgaaacaacTGGCTTAGGGGTGGATGTGGTAGTATAGTTACCTCTGTTATCCATATGAGAATTATCTGCTTTGTATGTGATTcattgtcaatttttttaaaagcctggacagcttttgttttaatatgttcCTGGCCTACTTTTTGGTTGATTTTTCCTGATATCATTAGTTGATcaaagaatgttttcttaaaatttttcaccaAAGAATAACCTAATTACCAGCATAAACTGTGTTTAAGGCAGAAAGATAAAGCCTTACTGGGTTGAAGCCAGCCTGTGCCAGTAAGTGTTTTCACTCATTGGTTTAAATAATGGAACGACAGTCTTGACACTTACTCAAAAGGTTTCCATTGCTGCttatgtatattatgtaaatTGATGATTGGGTATGTGCATGAGTATACATGACACAGCTGTCATCTTCAGTggtcagttttctcttttctctaggtGCCGTGAggagcaaaggccctgtggtccAGTACACCCAGGATCTGACCAGTACTGGGACACAGTTCAAGCCAATGGAGCCCCTGCACCCTACAGCCCCTCCTACCCCCCCTGTCCCTCCTGTCCCACCTGCCCCACCTGCACCCCCTCTGTCCCCACAGGCAGGTGACAATGAGTGAGTgatattctttcttatttactaGTTTCTTTCACATTgcattttctgtattctttactGTATGATGTTTAATCTCTTAGCAGCTTAGAAAGTCAGCTTGCCCAATCTCGGAAGCAGGTAGCCAAAAAGAGCACATCCTTCCGGCCAGGATCTGTGGGCTCTGGTCATTCCTCCCCTACATCTCCAGCACTCAGTGAAAATGTCCCTGCTGGGAAGCCTGGTAGCAACCAGACATACAGGTGAGAAACTCTCAGGCTTTCTGTGGGGAGGTGGCAGCATGGACTAAATACTCACTGGGGACATTCTTGGTTCCAAGGGGCTTACGTAAGGCTATGATGGTGAGGAGTTGGACTTGAAAGCTTTcttgtttttaggtttttgtttttgcttttttttttttttttttttaagattgatttatttgagggcacctgggtggctcagtgggttaagcctctgccttcagctcacgtcatgatctcagggtcctgggatcgagtcccgtatcgggctcactgctctacagggagcctgcttccttctctctctctctgtctctctgcctgcctctctgcctatttgtgatctctctctgtcaaataaataaataaaatatttaaaaagaaaaaaaaaaagattgatttatttgagagagtacacCCATGTaagtgtggggaagggcagagagaatctcaagcacactccacacagtgtggagtctgatacggggcttgatctcaggatgctgagatcatgaccagagccaaaataaaggcagacatttaatactcactgagccacccaggtgatcaGAAAAGAAAGCTTTAACTTGGGAAGTTTCCAACAAACAGGGtgtgaaaataattagaaatgaggtgcctgtggggcacctgggtggctcagtgggttaagcctctgccttcggcgcaggtcatatcccagggtcctgggattgagccctccatcggactctctgctcagcagagagctgcttcctcctctctctttctctgcctgcctctctgcctacttgtgatctctgtctgtcaaataaataaaatctttaaaaaaaaaaaaaaaagtgcctagaAATACAGAATCACTAGAAGTCATTTGTTTAAAACTTTTCATTGAATGTGGTGTCATAATTGGTACAGTAGAAAGGGATTACTCCTGCCTCTTTCCTTGAATCACAGTCTGTAGGACacataaaagggagaaaatattggtAGTAAACTGGACTGTATGTCTGTAACTcacaggcaaaaaaaattttaggaaaaggtATACTGTTGTAGCACCTGGGTGCCTTGGTTGGTTGAGTGTCCTCCTTCaattcgggtcatgatccagggtcttgagatcaagccccacgtcgggctccctgctcagcgggaagcctacttctccctctcccactccctttgcttgtattccctctctcactctctctctctctgtgtcagataaataagtaaaatcttaaaaaaataataataataaggtataCTGGTGAGGTGGAGATATTTTCATTCACTGAAGAGTAACCAGGACCTCTTAGTGTCCAAGTTTGGTAAAGCAAGGGAAAACGTGACTTCCTTGTGTCATCTGTGGCTTCCCGGGCACAGCTGTTTGAAAGATGAGTGAGCTAGCCAGCTGCAGGGGCCTTCTGCAGCAGAAGGGTCCTGTTGCCCTCTTACCTGATCTCTCACGTGTCTTTTGCAGACCACCGTTAAGCTCAACAGCCTCTGCCCCAGCAGCACCCCCAGTACCCCCAGCACCTCCCGCCTTCCACGGCATGCTGGAGCGGGCCCCAGCAGAGCCCTCCTACCGAGCCCCCATGGAGAAGCTCTTCTACTTACCTCATGTGTGCAGCTACACCTGTCTGTCCCGAGTCAGACCTATGAGAAGTGCGCAGTACCGGGGCAAGAATCCTCTGCTGGTCCCACTACTCTATGACTTCCGGCGGATGACAGCCCGCCGCCGAGTTAACCGCAAGATGGGCTTTCATGTTATCTATAAGACACcctgtggcctctgccttcggacAATGCAGGAGATCGAGCGCTATCTTTTTGAGACTGGCTGTGACTTCCTCTTCCTGGAGATGTTCTGTTTGGATCCATATGTTCTTGTGGACCGCAAGTTTCAGCCCTATAAACCTTTTTACTATATTTTGGACATCACTTACGGGAAGGAAGATGTTCCCCTATCCTGTGTCAATGAGATTGacacaacccccccaccccaggtggcCTACAGTAAGGAACGAATCCCGGGCAAGGGTGTTTTCATTAACACGGGCCCAGAATTTCTGGTCGGTTGTGACTGCAAGGATGGGTGCCGTGACAAGTGAGTTGGTAGGGTAATTGCTGGCCCTGCCTCCAACTTTGTTATCCTTGTCTTTCCTTTaccttctttctccatttgtttcctatttACATTCTCCCTCAGCTGGAGCTCCTGCCATTAGGCCTCCATGAAGCAATGAGAGAGGCTTGGGTCTGACACGGCCCCCACTGCATGACCCTGGGTACACATGccctgtgtttgtttttctctgattctcCCCCTTTTTCCTTTGTGTCCCTCCATTGTGCTTTCAGTTGCCACTTGGTTTCATTCTGTCTTCCATGTGGTCTGTCATGTTCTTactgtcttttcccttttcccttctcatttACATGTATGACAAGAAAAATTTCACTGTTCTCCCTATTCTTTTGTAGTACTTCCTACCTCTAAAGAAAGTCTCACAGCTCTAGCCGTCATATCCTTCTGTCTTAATTCAGGTCCAAATGTGCCTGTCATCAACTAACTATCCAGGCCACAGCCTGCACCCCGGGCGGCCAGATCAACCCTAACTCTGGCTACCAGTACAAGAGACTAGAAGAGTGTCTGCCCACAGGGTAAGTAGGGGAAAGTGAAGCACTTCACAGACGGAGTTCTAAAAATTGGAACCAAAAATAGAGTAACCGAAACCAAGTGTTTTATCATTTAAATCTTACTGAATTTCCAGCACATGTTTCTTCCTTGGgctttcttttaaatgaagaCTTCTAATGATTGAATAGGATCTAGCAGTTGCAGTTAAAAGTGTTCTCCATTTCATAGTTGTATGTATATCTTAACAGACTGCAGTTATGGTGGCAAGGGAGATGTGTTCAGAGAGAAGCATGCAGGGACCTGATTATATAGGACTTagtaaatgagaataaaaattagaaacaggggcgcctgggtggctcagtgggttaaagcctctgccttcagctcacgtcatgttcccagggtcctgggatcgagccctgcatcgggccctctgctcagcggggagcctgcttcctcctctctctctgcctgcttctctgcctacttgtgatctctgtctgtcaaataaataaataaaatctttaaaaaaaaattagaaacaaatcaTGGTGCGATAGGAAACTGttagagaatttcaagcaggcaaATGATGCCATCTACTTTTTGAAGGTTACCATGGCTTTGTGGAGACTGTGTCTTAGGGCAGCAAAAGTAAAACTGGGAAATCCACTTAGGAGATGAATTACAGGGATATAGGCAAGAGGTGGTGGTTGCTGGGCCTTATTCTAGAATGCACACAGCAAGTAGAGCTGAAAGAGGGTAGAGTTGGGCTTCATTTGGAGGTAGAGCTGCAGAACTTGATTGAtggagtgggagggaagcagcAGAATCAAGGTCAAGTCCTCTAAATTTTATACTTCAGCGATGAAGTGGGTGTTGGTGCTTTTtactgagatggaggtctggagGAGTTGCAGGTCTGGAAGAAACTCAGCTCTTTCTCTGGCCATATTATGTTTGAGGTCCCTCCTAGACACTCCAAGGAGAAATATCAAGAAGGCAGTGAGACTTCTGGAAAGAAGTATAAGGACTGGACATAAGGAATTAGGAACCCTGAACATAAGTAAGAGGCAGTATTTAAAGCCTGGATGAGTTTACCTAGAGAGAATATTGATACTAGATAAGAAAAGGGGCCCCAGCAGTCATCCCTGGGTTCTCCAATCAGAGACTGAGCAGAGGAGGTGAAACCAGCATGTAAGATTGAAAAAGGCAGGCAAAGACTCAGACAATGAAAGAGGGGGATATAAAACTTGATAAAATGATTATATATGAACATGGAAACAAACCTGGTACTCAAGATACATAATTAGCAgagaacagaagaagagaaaaacatcaaTGAAATAATGCAGAAATTTTCCTATAATTGAAGAAGGGTCTGTTTCCAAATGGAAAATGCCAGTCATGTCCCAGCATAGCAGATGAAAATAGATCACcactaaaaaatattataataaaatgaaatcattgtgTCCACAGAACACTGAAGACAAACTAGAAATCCTAAAAGCTtctagagaagagaaatagaccacaaaaataaagaatcaatGTCTTCGGCCTTCTCAAAATGACATGGGAAGCTAGATGGAAATTAAGTACCCTATTCAGAATTCTGAGGAGAAATTACTTATAACCCAAGAGTTCTAAACCCCAGGCAATGAGTTTTAAGTGTTAAACTAAAGACATTTTTTAGACATGAAACACCTCAAAATTGTCAATTTAGTTTCCTTCCCAGAGAAAGTTAattggagggggcacctgggtggctcagttggttaagcacctgcctttggctcaggtcatgatcccagggtcctgggatggagccccacgttgggctctctgctcagcggggagcctgcttctccctctccctgccgctccccctgcttatactctcctctctgtcaaatacgtaaataaaatctttaaaaaaaaaaaaaagaaagttaactgGAATTATTTTCCATAAGGGGAAAAGTCAAGAGAGGGGAAGACATTTTGATCCAGGAAATAGCAGCTCCAACACAAAAAGAGGATTGAGGGAGAAccctggaggtggtgggggtgaaGGGGACTTGGCTGACAGCCACACTCCAGATGGGACAGCCAGTGTGTGAGCAGTGCAGATCCAGCTGCAAGAGAAGCTCTGGAAGAACAGGCTTAGTAGAAAACCTGTATGTCTGAGGATCTTCACAAGAGATGAAGGATGCCAGGGAAGTCAGGAGATGAATTTGTGCTGAATGCAAATTGAAAGCTAAGCAAAGGGAAAGACAGTTACTGGCTTCAGCTGCATCACTGtatcatttatgttttaattataataaaacttgAGTCTGTAACAACATCCAGATTTGCTACTTCTGGGCAGTAGATGAGTGTCCATTATGTCCTTTTTCGTGTTTGAAATGtttcatagaaatattttcaaagaatcacaAATAATACGTCACTTCCTTGCCTAAAACTCTAATAGCTTCCCACTGCATTTTGGATTTCATTCTAACTCTTAATCTTGGGCAACAAGACACTGCTTATCTGGAcccttcctatctctctccctccaaaacTGTTCTAACCACGCTGATATTCTTCAGTTACTGAATCTAGTTTGCCTGGTGTTAGCCAGTCTACCTCAGGGGCCTTCGTACATGCTGTGCCCTCTGCTTGGCATCCGTCCACCGTTCGTTGCATGGTTATCTTCTTTAACCTTGAGCTCTCAGCTTTAATctcacctcctcagagagaccTTTCCTGACGCTAAAACTAGGTCATTTTCACTCCCTTAATGCTCTCATTGAGCAgtccttttgtgttttttataggATCTGGGGCAGCTTGAATTTATATGTTGACTTgcttttgttcttgcttttgtttttgcttttccattAGTGCATAAGCTCCATGGGGATGGGAACCTGTCTTGCTCACCGTGGTATGACCGGCATCTAACTGacccagtacctggcacataggaagcattgttgaatgaatgagtgatacAGTATACCTACTGTGAAAGGTTCCTTTGGTGGTGATTAGACCTAAATTCAAATTCTGACTTCATCCATTCTAAGCTGATCTTGTATTATTAGCTGTAAACAGGAGAATTGAACAGAACAGCCCCACTGAGGCTTTAGGGGACCTAACGAAGTTGCTTCTTGAGATGGTGCTGGTTACATGGtgtgttcagtttgtgaaaattcattgagctgTAGACATGTATATGTTCTTTCCTCTGTGTATATTAtgctttcattgttttatttttaaggaatctctacattCAGTGTAGGGCTCCAACTCAGGACCCCTGTGCctgagtcgcatgctctacccactTAGCCAGATGGGCCCCCTAGTTTCCATGTtttttgaggtttaaaaaaaaatccttgtaggGTTGCTCCGAGGATAGAATAGAGAACGTATATGAAGCATATTGGCAAAATGCCAAACACAAAGTATATGTTCAGCAGGGAGGAGCTGCTAATAATCTTTGTCCAAAAGGATAGGACCAGTGTCATCAACTCTCTAATTATACTGGTGTCCTCTTTCCAGAAGTAGATGTCTCCCAAATCTCCGTGTCAGGAAACTTTAAGTGAAATCCCAACACTGAACAAAGTAGATGGAGCAGAAATATTGATGCCTGAGAAGATGGCAGTTTTCTCCGTAAAACTATTTGCTAGATAActttgatagtttattttttaaatacttaatctGTGCAGTCCTTAAACTTAATAGATCTTTGAGCTCCCTGAGAGGAAAGGTTGAGTTCCAGTTATGTAGAAAGCCCTGGGTGGTTAGTAAATGTTCACAGAGTGAAAGAATGAAAGTCTGCTATGCCAGAACTTTTGTTCCAATTCCTCCTCTTTCCATATCTATTATATTGGCTTCTGCCTGTCCCactcatctttattttatatgtctCTTTCTATAAATTGATGTAGTCTGTCTACATATTCTAACAGCTCTTAATCTTTATTCACATCAGTTTGCTCGCTTTCCTCCAGGTGTTTGGCGTTCTGCTATTCACTGTTAACTAGTGTGATAAATACCTCCATGAATCACTTTTCCCCCTTCTGAGTTATTTCCTTGGGCTCTATTTCCAAATGAATCAAAGAGCATGGACAGTTCAGTACATTGACTCGCTTAGATCACTACCTACTAAATGATGATACCTTAAGAATTGTTacagttctggggcgcctgggtggctcagtgggttaagccgctgccttcggctcaggtcgtgatctcagggtcctgggatcgagtcccacattgggctctctgctcagcagggaccctgcttcctcctctctctttcctgcctctctgcctactggtgatctctctctgtcaaataaataaataaaatctttaaaaaaaaaaaaaaaaaaagaattgttacaGTTCTGTGGGCAGAACGGATCTAGTAATCATGTTATGATTGAGTTTATTGTCCCTCCTCCCAGAGTCTATGAGTGTAACAAACGCTGCAAATGTGACCCAAACATGTGCACAAACCGGCTGGTGCAGCACGGACTCCAGGTTCGGCTACAGCTGTTCAAGACACAGAACAAGGGCTGGGGTATCCGCTGCTTGGATGACATTGCCAAAGGCTCCTTTGTCTGTATTTATGC encodes the following:
- the SETDB1 gene encoding histone-lysine N-methyltransferase SETDB1 isoform X2; its protein translation is MSSLPGCIGLDAATAAVESEEIAELQQAVVEELGISMEELRQFIDEELEKMDCVQQRKKQLAELETWVIQKESEVAHVDQLFDDASRAVTNCESLVKDFYSKLGLQYRDSSSEDEASRPTEIIEIPDEDDDVLSIDSGDAGSRTPKDQKLREAMAALRKSAQDVQKFMDAVNKKSSSQDLHKGTLSQMSGELSKDGDLIVSMRILGKKRTKTWHKGTLIAIQTVGPGKKYKVKFDNKGKSLLSGNHIAYDYHPPADKLFVGSRVVAKYKDGNQVWLYAGIVAETPNVKNKLRFLIFFDDGYASYVTQSELYPICRPLKKTWEDIEDISCRDFIEEYITAYPNRPMVLLKSGQLIKTEWEGTWWKSRVEEVDGSLVRILFLDDKRCEWIYRGSTRLEPMFSMKTSSASALEKKQGGQLRTRPNMGAVRSKGPVVQYTQDLTSTGTQFKPMEPLHPTAPPTPPVPPVPPAPPAPPLSPQAGDNDLESQLAQSRKQVAKKSTSFRPGSVGSGHSSPTSPALSENVPAGKPGSNQTYRPPLSSTASAPAAPPVPPAPPAFHGMLERAPAEPSYRAPMEKLFYLPHVCSYTCLSRVRPMRSAQYRGKNPLLVPLLYDFRRMTARRRVNRKMGFHVIYKTPCGLCLRTMQEIERYLFETGCDFLFLEMFCLDPYVLVDRKFQPYKPFYYILDITYGKEDVPLSCVNEIDTTPPPQVAYSKERIPGKGVFINTGPEFLVGCDCKDGCRDKSKCACHQLTIQATACTPGGQINPNSGYQYKRLEECLPTGVYECNKRCKCDPNMCTNRLVQHGLQVRLQLFKTQNKGWGIRCLDDIAKGSFVCIYAGKILTDDFADKEGLEMGDEYFANLDHIESVENFKEGYESDAPCSSDSSGVDLKDQEDGNSGTEDPEESNDDSSDDNFCKDEDFSTSSVWRSYATRRQTRGQKENGLSETASKDSRPPDLGPPHIPVPPAIPVGGCNPPSSEETPKNKVASWLSCNSVSEGGFADSDSRSSFKTSEGGEGRAGGGKGEAEKASTSGMGFKDEGDIKQPKKEDPDDRNKMSIVTETSRNYGYNPSPMKLEGLRRPPSKTSMHQSRRLMASAQSNADDVLTLSSSTESEGESGTSRKPTTGQTSATAMDSDDIQTISSGSEADDFEDKKNMSGPTKRQVAVKSTRGFALKSTHGIAIKSTNMASVEKGESAPVRKNTRQFYDGEESCYIIDAKLEGNLGRYLNHSCSPNLFVQNVFVDTHDLRFPWVAFFASKRIRAGTELTWDYNYEVGSVEGKELLCCCGAIECRGRLL
- the SETDB1 gene encoding histone-lysine N-methyltransferase SETDB1 isoform X4, yielding MSSLPGCIGLDAATAAVESEEIAELQQAVVEELGISMEELRQFIDEELEKMDCVQQRKKQLAELETWVIQKESEVAHVDQLFDDASRAVTNCESLVKDFYSKLGLQYRDSSSEDEASRPTEIIEIPDEDDDVLSIDSGDAGSRTPKDQKLREAMAALRKSAQDVQKFMDAVNKKSSSQDLHKGTLSQMSGELSKDGDLIVSMRILGKKRTKTWHKGTLIAIQTVGPGKKYKVKFDNKGKSLLSGNHIAYDYHPPADKLFVGSRVVAKYKDGNQVWLYAGIVAETPNVKNKLRFLIFFDDGYASYVTQSELYPICRPLKKTWEDIEDISCRDFIEEYITAYPNRPMVLLKSGQLIKTEWEGTWWKSRVEEVDGSLVRILFLDDKRCEWIYRGSTRLEPMFSMKTSSASALEKKQGGQLRTRPNMGAVRSKGPVVQYTQDLTSTGTQFKPMEPLHPTAPPTPPVPPVPPAPPAPPLSPQAGDNDSLESQLAQSRKQVAKKSTSFRPGSVGSGHSSPTSPALSENVPAGKPGSNQTYRPPLSSTASAPAAPPVPPAPPAFHGMLERAPAEPSYRAPMEKLFYLPHVCSYTCLSRVRPMRSAQYRGKNPLLVPLLYDFRRMTARRRVNRKMGFHVIYKTPCGLCLRTMQEIERYLFETGCDFLFLEMFCLDPYVLVDRKFQPYKPFYYILDITYGKEDVPLSCVNEIDTTPPPQVAYSKERIPGKGVFINTGPEFLVGCDCKDGCRDKSKCACHQLTIQATACTPGGQINPNSGYQYKRLEECLPTGVYECNKRCKCDPNMCTNRLVQHGLQVRLQLFKTQNKGWGIRCLDDIAKGSFVCIYAGKILTDDFADKEGLEMGDEYFANLDHIESVENFKEGYESDAPCSSDSSGVDLKDQEDGNSGTEDPEESNDDSSDDNFCKDEDFSTSSVWRSYATRRQTRGQKENGLSETASKDSRPPDLGPPHIPVPPAIPVGGCNPPSSEETPKNKVASWLSCNSVSEGGFADSDSRSSFKTSEGGEGRAGGGKGEAEKASTSGMGFKDEGDIKQPKKEDPDDRNKMSIVTETSRNYGYNPSPMKLEGLRRPPSKTSMHQSRRLMASAQSNADVRQSARWQ